A stretch of Metabacillus sp. FJAT-52054 DNA encodes these proteins:
- the hisG gene encoding ATP phosphoribosyltransferase, which produces MNDVLTIAMPKGRIFEEAAELLREAGYKLPPEFDDSRKLILDIPEENLRFFLAKPMDVSTYVEHGVADVGIAGKDVLLEEERDVYEVLDLQISSCYLAVAGLPDHPMSDVAPRIATKYPNIASGYFREQGEQVEIIKLNGSIELAPMIGLADRIVDIVSTGRTLKENGLVEYEHITEVTSRLIVNPVSYRMKDLQIDELAERLSKAVNNR; this is translated from the coding sequence AGGGAGGCGGGCTATAAACTTCCGCCTGAATTTGATGACAGCCGAAAACTGATCTTGGATATACCTGAAGAAAATCTGCGCTTCTTCCTGGCAAAACCGATGGATGTTTCGACATATGTAGAGCATGGTGTTGCAGATGTAGGGATTGCAGGAAAAGATGTTCTGCTTGAAGAAGAACGGGATGTATACGAAGTTCTGGATCTACAGATCAGCAGCTGCTATTTAGCGGTAGCCGGCTTGCCGGATCACCCGATGAGTGATGTAGCACCAAGGATTGCAACGAAGTATCCGAACATTGCATCCGGTTATTTCAGAGAACAGGGAGAGCAAGTCGAGATCATTAAATTGAACGGATCGATTGAGCTGGCTCCTATGATTGGTCTTGCTGACAGAATCGTCGATATTGTATCGACAGGCCGGACTCTTAAGGAAAATGGACTCGTTGAATATGAGCACATTACGGAAGTGACATCCCGCTTGATTGTGAATCCTGTCAGCTACCGGATGAAGGATCTTCAGATTGATGAACTGGCTGAACGGCTTTCTAAAGCTGTGAATAACCGGTAA